One Zeugodacus cucurbitae isolate PBARC_wt_2022May chromosome 3, idZeuCucr1.2, whole genome shotgun sequence genomic region harbors:
- the LOC105217067 gene encoding serine protease inhibitor 27A — translation MQALKKAYKLERHFPLKVLFLLVSTTLTYGQDVEFCQSVDFKVCSWYILSTTQILQNATDNIIVSPSNIQALLQRPQAIGLRFGMGEEQEGQPENKNPFVGVNAIFTESKENLNNIDYLEMFYNCSIQEKSTKNPLISTLDDITISFDGIENLKVLVLNIFSFKETLQINFKYTLNITYYTRPDSIIVPAVETTENLRYHDSQILDAKILELPYSNGFSMYILLPHTKQGVNEMINNLGYEQLKRIEWMMEERRVNVVLPTFRTSYMMNMREHIQEISEHRFDVDFSTTFNVETNKTNFYQFTALQFNGSGEAVEEDYSKTRSNKYVKFHVDRPFLFYIAEKDRIVCIGKVVNPMQYK, via the coding sequence ATGCAGGCATTGAAAAAAGCATACAAACTTGAAAGGCACTTTCCATTGAAAGTGTTATTTCTTTTGGTTTCTACAACATTGACTTACGGACAAGATGTTGAATTTTGTCAAAGCGTGGATTTCAAAGTTTGCTCATGGTATATTCTAAGCACAacgcaaatattacaaaatgcgACAGATAACATTATTGTTTCGCCAAGCAATATACAAGCACTATTGCAGCGACCTCAGGCCATTGGTTTACGATTTGGAATGGGGGAGGAACAAGAAGGACAACCAGAAAACAAAAACCCCTTTGTTGGAGTAAACGCAATTTTTACCGAATCAAAAGAAAACCTAAATAATATCGATTATttagaaatgttttataattgttCAATTCAAGAGAAATCTACCAAAAATCCGCTAATTTCAACTTTGGACGATATAACTATAAGCTTCGACGGCATAGAAAATTTGAAAGTAttggttttaaatatattcagtTTTAAGGAGACTTTAcagataaatttcaaatatacacTAAATATCACGTATTATACCAGACCGGATAGTATAATAGTACCAGCGGTGGAAACGACGGAAAATTTGAGATATCACGATTCGCAAATTTTGGATGctaaaatattagaattaccTTACAGTAATGGATTTTCAATGTATATACTTCTACCGCATACCAAACAAGGTGTTAACGAAATGATCAATAATCTCGGCTACGAACAGCTTAAGCGTATCGAATGGATGATGGAAGAACGGCGTGTGAATGTAGTATTGCCCACATTCAGAACTTCTTATATGATGAATATGAGAGAGCATATTCAAGAGATCTCTGAACATCGCTTTGATGTTGATTTTTCGACAACATTCAATgttgaaacaaataaaactaaCTTTTACCAATTCACAGCTCTTCAATTCAACGGAAGCGGCGAAGCTGTAGAGGAAGACTATAGTAAAACTCGATCAAATAAGTATGTCAAATTCCATGTAGATCgaccttttcttttttatattgcgGAAAAGGATAGGATTGTATGCATAGGCAAAGTTGTAAATCCAATGCAATACAAGTAG
- the LOC105217068 gene encoding protein cup isoform X2 → MQDAKVAIKILEEDCGEVREANEICVVEKFSSDGSNDDMLAVGNTKELVIDHEDDRTVSSKMQPLEKANEAMPHSSILKVLAEAAPLPNDDETLKIPMIQSESTTATEAPPPTLAVVEYRSAFEMCAKELTVTEARSARVQRLVDKCIKPNSPVYATAIPLPPPTISKEHSISTVNVTLPNDICAGSKSKRFFKSDTHNYNHHQHDDEGIPLHMVQACSSTPYNQQTLSCSVVSCDLALISEQVSPLSETDDEKEPLIMKQRQLTPQPQRKPKMLSISKSAPIISQRTDDSNLCKSKSLEKSNCPLHYSRANLLHIRNDLSNILHSHNKHPSIKHSVPNIVDCDVIELEARLRRLNIWKSMNHEENTSGRKQQWARGNDMMPAFFKNKNILDESIIKSQPPQPELKDSAIITNQRRIGSGRLPKVKWANSVASDNPQSYEKDANNNKQSNNDISSKLRLLKLFETSKVDNIRHDKPAIRPALTALTGHNKNTDRAATSSANTNGNANYVKRLTSGYLVVKNSKDRVREDNEHHRYKNEEPEWFSCGPTSRLDTIELCGFDDDEEQLGNKTDHSDDELLNENDEAKENRNENANMGIKNKNKSESNGVKGNSLDGVDAQEERKSISFQYDQFSAGSNKSIQQQQQQLQQRQYGGGSESNGHNSSGRSRFIPFFAPGDKKSHERIERNGSSTSLNEFFKHALNVQQSTDQHQQQQQQQKQKQQQKAALNTNVNLGDIPLVDELEAKWRRNSLTERPQNNSNIHVENKNYKYKNFSHKHNQDNTQDANNNILLQNSENFKQLLGKLQSNNNNNNNKNVQNKQSTTNTMKLNGKGDGQNSAINQQQTQNQFCNENISNFIFKQQQYQQQQLLLANLHMKATLSRPEAQYLLLGLAKGEISKHGLLVQLSNPRLPQRDREAITAVLTFTSTQQTHGLQTQFLHTQNQQQPTFNNSQIHPFDSFSNSMMLSQLQNLQNLAIVQQTLAAQQQQQQQQQQQQQQQQQQHNNNNQRNPFALQPMTTEELQNHTKLIMQNALAKRKFEEQQSNILGMQKILQLNAVATAAAAAAAATVNKQQQHQQQHSQLPNQNMRMPSGTAAAATANNGSSHANRTSVGSGNRRLQALQNLFNDSNGMVDAVDVVSSKNAFTNGFHPSKSQSYHNGAGVYRSTSYGNANSMQAISRRRSFPSKFTNGGNNVQSSSMKSNNSDIDFQQQQQQSSSSLDANDNHTGNHGQYINYNNNKNHSNNNSRVGLESAFGAHQPQQQQQQQQPTVLSTGGDEFH, encoded by the exons ATGCAACCGCTAGAAAAGGCCAACGAGGCAATGCCTCATTCAagtattttaaaagtattaGCGGAAGCAGCTCCTTTGCCGAATGATGATGAAACCCTCAAAATTCCAATGATTCAAAGTGAATCAACGACTGCAACAGAAGCGCCACCACCGACCCTTGCTGTAGTTGAGTATCGATCGGCATTTGAAATGTGCGCCAAAGAACTTACCGTTACCGAAGCACGTTCTGCAAGAGTCCAACGTCtagttgataaatgtataaaaccTAATTCACCTGTTTATGCTACCGCAATACCCTTGCCACCACCTACAATTTCGAAAGAGCATTCAATTTCAACAGTAAATGTGACATTGCCTAATGATATTTGCGCTGGAAGTAAATCAAAGCGATTTTTCAAGTCTGACACACATAACTACAATCATCATCAGCACGATGATGAAGGAATCCCATTGCACATGGTACAAGCATGTTCCTCCACACCTTACAACCAACAGACCTTGTCTTGTTCGGTAGTCAGTTGTGATTTAGCACTCATTAGCGAACAGGTTAGTCCTTTGAGTGAAACTGACGATGAGAAAGAGCCATTAATAATGAAACAAAGACAACTAACTCCACAACCACAACGTAAACCCAAAATGCTTTCGATTTCTAAATCAGCACCCATAATTAGTCAACGTACGGATGATTCAAATCTCTGCAAATCAAAGTCGTTGGAAAAATCAAATTGTCCTCTACACTATAGTCGAGCAAATTTGCTTCATATACGCAATGATTTATCAAACATATTACACTCTCACAATAAGCATCCTTCAATAAAACACAGTGTGCCAAATATTGTGGATTGCGATGTTATCGAATTAGAGGCGCGTCTACGTAGACTCAATATTTGGAAGTCTATGAATCACGAGGAAAATACGAGTGGCCGAAAACAACAATGGGCGCGTGGTAATGACATGATGCccgcatttttcaaaaataaaaacattttggaTGAATCGATTATTAAAAGTCAACCACCACAGCCAGAACTTAAG GATTCTGCTATAATTACAAATCAACGTCGTATTGGCAGTGGAAGATTACCCAAAGTTAAATGGGCAAATTCTGTTGCCTCCGACAATCCTCAGTCCTACGAAAAAGACGCCAACAATAATAAGCAATCTAACAATGATATTTCAAGTAAGCTTAGGCTCCTTAAGCTCTTTGAGACAAGTAAGGTTGATAATATACGCCATGATAAACCTGCAATTCGGCCGGCATTAACTGCACTAACAGGTCATAACAAGAATACGGATCGTGCAGCCACGTCGTCGGCCAATACCAATGGCAATGCCAATTATGTAAAGCGTTTAACATCAGGTTATTTGgttgttaaaaattctaaaGATCGCGTCAGAGAGGACAACGAACACCATCGTTACAAAAATGAGGAACCTGAATGGTTTAGTTGTGGACCTACTTCGCGTTTAGATACCATTGAATTATGCGGTTTTGATGATGATGAGGAACAGTTGGGCAATAAAACAGACCATAGCGACGATGAGCTTTTGAATGAGAATGATGAAGCCAAAGAGAAtcgtaacgaaaatgcaaatatg GGTATAAAGAACAAGAACAAGAGTGAATCGAACGGTGTTAAAGGCAATTCGCTAGACGGTGTTGATGCGCAAGAAGAACGAAAATCAATTTCCTTTCAGTATGATCAGTTCTCAGCAGGTTCAAACAaatcaatacaacaacaacaacaacagctgcagcAACGTCAATACGGTGGCGGTAGTGAGAGTAATGGGCATAATTCAAGTGGTCGCTCAAGATTTATACCATTTTTTGCGCCAGGTGACAAAAAGTCGCACGAGCGTATTGAAAGAAATGGGTCATCAACATCGTTGAATGAGTTTTTCAAGCACGCCTTGAATGTACAGCAATCAACCGATcagcaccagcagcaacaacaacaacaaaaacagaaacaacagcaaaaggcAGCATTAAATACAAATGTCAATTTGGGCGATATCCCACTGGTGGATGAGTTGGAGGCGAAATGGCGCCGTAATTCCTTGACAGAACGCCCTCAAAATAACAGCAATATTCACgtggaaaataaaaactataaatacaaaaatttcagtCACAAACACAACCAAGATAATACGCAGgacgcaaataataatatattattacaaaattctgaaaatttcaaacaattgcTAGGTAAATTgcaaagcaataataataataataacaataaaaatgtgcaaaacaaacaatcaacaacaaacacaatgaaGTTGAATGGCAAGGGGGATGGACAAAATTCAGCAatcaaccaacaacaaacgcaaaATCAATTTTGTAATgagaatatttctaattttatatttaaacagcagcaatatcaacaacaacaacttttgctAGCAAATTTACACATGAAAGCTACCTTAAGCCGTCCCGAAGCTCAATATCTTTTACTGGGCTTAGCTAAAG gCGAAATCTCCAAGCACGGCCTACTTGTTCAGCTTTCTAATCCTCGTTTGCCTCAGCGTGATCGCGAAGCCATTACTGCAGTACTCACATTCACCTCGACACAGCAGACACATGGATTGCAAACGCAatttctgcatactcagaaTCAGCAGCAGCCAACATTTAACAATTCCCAAATTCATCCATTTGATTCGTTTTCCAATAGCATGATGCTAAGTCAGTtgcaaaatttgcaaaatttggcAATAGTGCAGCAAACCTTGgcggcacaacaacagcagcagcagcagcagcagcagcagcagcagcaacaacaacaacaacataacaataataatcaaCGTAACCCATTTGCATTGCAACCGATGACCACGGAAGAACTACAAAATCACACCAAATTAATAATGCAAAACGCATTGGCAAAGCGAAAATTTGAGGAGCAACAATCGAATATATTAGGAATGCAAAAGATATTGCAATTGAATGCAGTAGCTacggcggctgctgctgcagctgcagcTACAGTAAATAAGCAGCAacagcatcagcagcagcacTCACAGCTACCAAATCAAAATATGCGTATGCCGAGCggtacagcagcagcagctaccGCCAATAACGGTAGTAGTCATGCCAATCGTACAAGTGTCGGTAGTGGCAATCGCAGACTGCAAGCATTGCAAAATCTTTTCAACGATTCGAATGGCATGGTCGACGCTGTGGATGTTGTGTCATCTAAAAATGCCTTCACTAATGGTTTCCATCCATCCAAATCACAATCATATCATAATGGCGCTGGCGTCTATCGCAGTACGAGCTATGGTAATGCCAATAGCATGCAGGCGATTTCACGACGACGTTCCTTTCCGAGCAAATTTACGAATGGTGGAAATAATGTGCAATCAAGTTCCATGAAATCGAATAATTCAGACATTgatttccaacaacaacaacaacaatcttcATCATCATTAGATGCGAATGACAATCACACAGGAAATCACGGTCaatatattaattacaataataataaaaatcattcaaaCAATAATAGTCGAGTGGGATTGGAGAGTGCTTTTGGCGCACATCAGcctcagcagcaacagcaacaacaacaaccaacggtGCTTTCGACTGGTGGTG ATGAGTTTCACTAA